Proteins encoded by one window of Tunturibacter psychrotolerans:
- a CDS encoding BON domain-containing protein, whose amino-acid sequence MSFSKFAVATFLMTCLVLAGGAGLAQSKPATMPDAQIEASVLKALAGAPELADQAITSTTVYGVVTLSGTVRDEPLRDLADHLVSNTAGVVKVVDQLVVGSVPPVTNNEPSQQQDATQGTNPNLQSDGSIAPPQTQNPAAPNSAPSIPSATNTPQGAGGQYPPPYQGQQAGQYPPAYGTPQQGGQYPPPYQGQQQGQYPAYGQPYPPQYPPPRPYVAQKGGDAVVVPVGTNLRVRINQGMNSKSTTVGTAFDGVVLNDVVAGGAIAIPRGASIQGTVVAVHTAGELKGKGELKLQLNSVSLAGRVYPIATDFWWHQGADKTGSTVANTVGLGAVGALIGGVAGGGVGAAVGAGIGGVAGLGVSAASGRGEASLPPEAILVFHLTQSADITTVSQAELNRLGAGVPVGADPQFRRRYPPPPPPGYYYGPGYYRPY is encoded by the coding sequence ATGTCTTTTTCGAAGTTTGCGGTTGCGACATTTTTGATGACATGTCTGGTGTTGGCGGGCGGTGCAGGGCTTGCGCAGTCCAAGCCAGCAACCATGCCCGACGCCCAGATTGAAGCGAGTGTTTTGAAGGCTTTGGCTGGTGCCCCGGAGTTGGCCGATCAGGCGATCACCTCCACTACCGTGTATGGTGTGGTGACGCTGAGTGGGACTGTGCGGGATGAGCCGTTGCGTGATCTGGCGGATCACCTGGTTTCGAATACCGCTGGGGTTGTGAAGGTTGTTGATCAATTGGTCGTCGGCTCTGTGCCGCCTGTCACCAACAACGAACCTTCGCAACAGCAGGACGCAACGCAAGGGACGAATCCGAATCTTCAATCTGATGGTTCGATTGCTCCTCCTCAAACTCAGAATCCAGCCGCGCCAAATAGCGCCCCGAGTATTCCGTCCGCGACAAATACACCGCAGGGGGCCGGCGGTCAGTACCCGCCTCCGTATCAGGGGCAGCAGGCTGGGCAGTATCCGCCAGCCTATGGGACTCCTCAGCAAGGTGGCCAATATCCGCCGCCTTATCAGGGGCAGCAGCAGGGACAGTATCCGGCGTATGGTCAGCCTTACCCGCCACAGTATCCTCCGCCTCGGCCTTATGTGGCGCAGAAGGGTGGAGACGCTGTGGTTGTGCCGGTTGGAACGAACCTTCGGGTTCGTATCAACCAGGGGATGAACAGCAAGAGCACCACGGTTGGGACCGCGTTCGACGGAGTGGTTCTGAATGACGTGGTTGCTGGTGGTGCGATCGCGATTCCTCGAGGTGCTTCCATTCAGGGAACCGTGGTTGCGGTGCATACTGCAGGCGAGTTGAAGGGCAAAGGGGAGTTAAAGTTGCAACTAAATTCTGTTTCGCTAGCTGGCAGGGTTTATCCGATTGCTACTGATTTCTGGTGGCACCAGGGGGCCGATAAGACTGGGAGTACGGTCGCGAACACGGTTGGTTTGGGTGCAGTTGGCGCTTTGATTGGCGGTGTGGCTGGCGGCGGTGTTGGCGCCGCGGTTGGAGCTGGTATCGGCGGCGTCGCCGGTTTGGGTGTGTCCGCCGCCTCCGGTCGTGGCGAAGCTTCGTTACCTCCTGAAGCGATCCTGGTGTTCCATCTGACTCAGTCGGCGGATATAACCACTGTGTCGCAGGCTGAGTTGAACCGGTTGGGCGCGGGCGTTCCGGTGGGAGCGGATCCGCAGTTCCGTCGCAGGTATCCTCCTCCTCCGCCACCCGGTTATTACTACGGTCCGGGCTACTACCGGCCTTACTAA
- a CDS encoding quinone oxidoreductase family protein — protein MSACPSASALSQFSKSRSSGSHYSSEGVFPAAAGAEGVGRTADGRRVYFVAPEAPYGALAEKSLVRSERCVPIPDVLDDITAAAIANPGMSAWAALVERARLQPGETVLVNGATGTAGRLAVQLAKHLGAGKVIVTGRNAVDLEEVKTLGADSVIPFSLGALHPMGTKKYEEALVKEFANGIDVVIDYLWGESAKTIIVAIAKAVDDATPVRFVHVGGASREENIELPGAALRSSAITLMGSGLKSVPMSALKDAIRNVFDAVATANLKIAIKTVPLSEIESTWDDAPGKPRVVFTMG, from the coding sequence GTGAGCGCGTGTCCTAGCGCATCCGCGCTGAGTCAGTTCAGCAAGTCGCGTTCGTCAGGCTCACACTACAGTTCGGAGGGAGTTTTTCCTGCAGCCGCTGGAGCTGAGGGTGTTGGACGTACGGCCGATGGCCGGCGTGTCTACTTCGTTGCACCGGAGGCACCGTATGGAGCCTTGGCTGAGAAGTCCCTCGTGCGGTCTGAACGATGCGTGCCGATTCCGGATGTGCTCGACGACATCACTGCAGCGGCGATTGCGAATCCTGGGATGTCGGCGTGGGCTGCGCTTGTCGAACGTGCTCGTCTGCAGCCCGGAGAGACTGTCTTGGTGAACGGTGCAACGGGGACGGCGGGGAGGCTTGCCGTACAGCTTGCGAAGCATCTTGGGGCGGGCAAAGTGATTGTGACTGGTCGCAACGCGGTGGACCTTGAGGAGGTAAAGACGCTCGGAGCGGACAGTGTGATTCCCTTCTCGCTGGGCGCTTTGCATCCGATGGGAACGAAAAAATATGAGGAAGCGCTTGTGAAGGAGTTCGCAAATGGCATCGATGTCGTCATCGATTATCTGTGGGGAGAGAGTGCGAAGACGATAATCGTCGCCATTGCGAAGGCTGTGGACGACGCGACGCCAGTTCGCTTTGTTCATGTGGGCGGAGCTAGTCGTGAGGAGAATATCGAACTGCCGGGAGCAGCGCTGCGTTCGTCGGCAATTACGTTAATGGGGAGTGGGCTGAAGAGTGTTCCTATGTCGGCATTAAAGGATGCGATCAGGAATGTGTTTGACGCTGTCGCTACAGCGAATCTCAAGATTGCGATAAAGACTGTGCCGCTTTCGGAGATTGAGTCCACCTGGGATGATGCTCCCGGTAAACCACGAGTGGTTTTCACGATGGGGTAG
- a CDS encoding glycosyltransferase yields the protein MHSAVHFILTLLAWLIALAWLWKAITAAAFLRRVPDLTSPAHNLTPPNNPSLTVIIPARNEAAHIAACLQSLLNQQHPNLHLIAIDDRSIDSTGAIMDALAAQHSDKLTALHITELPTGWLGKTHAMAFAARHAISLHRPDYLLFTDADIYFHPDALRLSLAHTVATEADHFVILPTALVRTIGEGMLLSYLQIMGLWAVRPWRISDPKALRDAVGVGAFNLLRTSAYQQIGGYEALRMEIVEDLALGRRIKRAHLRQRIATGPDLVSVHWASGVNGILNGLMKNLFAIFRYNPIVALLSCVWFTLFCIVPVAFLALPQTRTPAILTFASVAFLYILSSRQSKVSPWYAVIFPLSATLIVYSIVRSMITTLKNGGVTWRGTFYPLSELRKKPNPS from the coding sequence TTGCACTCTGCCGTTCATTTCATTCTCACTTTGCTTGCGTGGCTCATCGCCCTGGCCTGGCTCTGGAAAGCAATCACCGCCGCCGCCTTCCTCCGCCGCGTTCCCGATCTCACCTCACCAGCGCACAATCTAACCCCACCCAACAACCCATCCCTCACGGTCATCATCCCCGCACGCAACGAAGCCGCCCACATCGCCGCCTGCCTCCAATCTCTTCTCAACCAGCAACACCCCAACCTCCACCTCATCGCCATCGACGATCGCTCCATTGACTCGACCGGTGCGATTATGGACGCTCTCGCCGCGCAGCACTCAGACAAACTCACCGCACTCCACATCACCGAACTCCCCACCGGCTGGCTCGGTAAAACCCATGCCATGGCCTTCGCCGCGCGCCACGCCATCTCTCTCCACCGCCCCGACTATCTCCTCTTCACCGACGCCGACATCTACTTCCACCCCGACGCTCTCCGCCTCTCCCTGGCCCACACCGTCGCCACCGAAGCCGATCACTTCGTCATCCTCCCTACCGCCCTCGTTCGCACCATAGGTGAAGGCATGCTCCTCAGCTATCTCCAGATCATGGGCCTCTGGGCCGTCCGTCCCTGGCGCATCTCCGACCCCAAGGCTCTCCGCGACGCCGTCGGCGTAGGCGCCTTCAACCTCCTCCGCACCTCCGCCTATCAGCAGATCGGCGGCTACGAAGCTCTTCGCATGGAGATCGTCGAAGACCTCGCCCTCGGCAGGCGCATCAAGAGAGCCCACCTCCGCCAACGCATCGCCACCGGTCCCGACCTCGTCAGCGTTCACTGGGCCAGCGGCGTCAACGGAATCCTCAACGGCCTCATGAAAAACCTCTTCGCCATCTTCCGCTACAACCCAATCGTCGCTCTACTCTCCTGCGTCTGGTTCACGCTCTTCTGCATCGTCCCCGTGGCCTTTCTCGCGCTCCCGCAGACTCGCACACCGGCAATCCTCACCTTCGCCTCCGTCGCCTTCCTCTACATCCTCTCGAGCCGACAAAGCAAAGTCTCACCCTGGTATGCGGTCATCTTTCCCCTCAGCGCCACCCTCATCGTCTATTCCATCGTCCGCTCGATGATCACAACGCTGAAGAACGGCGGCGTCACCTGGCGAGGCACCTTCTACCCACTATCTGAACTACGCAAGAAGCCGAACCCGAGCTAA
- a CDS encoding DUF899 family protein, whose translation MPTSFPGESPEYRAARNHLLEQEISLRRAMESVAAARRSLPPGGLIPEDYVFDTIGPNGKHIKVKLSQLFTPEQNSLVIYNFMFPRWSKDSRPGPVRGATSELKLEDSPCPSCTALLDALDPTAIHFASSGLNFVVVAKAPIERISTYARERGWKNLRLLSSANNNFKRDYQAEDPNGDQLPLMTVFHRDGDQIRHFWSSELMFTPTDPGQDPRHLGTIDTIWNIFDMTPEGRPATWNEQIDYDCCHPNNH comes from the coding sequence ATGCCCACCAGCTTCCCCGGAGAATCCCCCGAATATCGCGCCGCCCGCAATCACCTCCTCGAGCAAGAGATCAGCCTCCGTCGCGCCATGGAATCCGTAGCCGCCGCCCGCCGCAGCCTGCCACCCGGCGGCCTCATCCCCGAGGACTACGTCTTCGACACCATCGGCCCCAACGGCAAGCACATAAAGGTGAAGCTCTCCCAACTCTTCACCCCTGAACAAAACTCCCTGGTCATCTACAACTTCATGTTCCCGCGCTGGAGCAAAGACAGTCGCCCCGGCCCGGTCAGAGGCGCAACCTCCGAGCTGAAGCTAGAAGACTCACCCTGCCCCTCCTGCACCGCCTTACTCGACGCGCTCGACCCCACCGCTATCCACTTCGCCTCTTCCGGCCTAAACTTCGTCGTCGTAGCCAAAGCCCCCATCGAACGCATCTCCACGTACGCACGCGAGCGCGGCTGGAAAAACCTACGTCTCCTCTCCTCCGCCAACAACAACTTCAAACGAGACTACCAAGCCGAAGACCCCAACGGCGATCAGCTTCCTCTCATGACCGTCTTCCATCGCGACGGAGACCAGATCCGCCACTTCTGGAGCTCCGAGCTGATGTTCACTCCCACCGACCCCGGCCAGGATCCACGCCATCTCGGCACCATCGACACTATCTGGAACATCTTCGACATGACCCCCGAAGGTCGTCCAGCGACCTGGAACGAGCAGATCGACTACGACTGCTGCCATCCCAACAACCATTGA
- a CDS encoding spinster family MFS transporter, which yields MASSTTQKPKPTASVAGATTALVLLTALNFVNYIDRYILPGVQEQVKAEFHLSDEHIGTLTFWFMIAYMFTSPITGWLGDRFPRKPMIVIAALFWAAINFLTATVHSYDSLNIRHAALGVGEASFGIFAPSLLADYYEPDQRNRVLTIFNVAIPVGAALGYLVGGTVGEHYGWRMSFIVSAIPAALLAILIAIFMKEPARGASQHEKAKVEKGTILSLIKNPAYLCSILGYAAVTFSLGGISWWMPSFLQRIDGRSQSSAAYIMGAITVVAGLGGTITGGTIAQKWSRTNSKALYLVPAISAAIAVPPALLCFFGPHNLTLYGLGVAIFLIFLGTGPVNAATLNAVRPEIRATAMAGQLFIIHALGDAISPRIIGAVSDRSTLNLGLGSTLITMLLAAVIFFIGSRYAPPLHADQPDIA from the coding sequence ATGGCCTCCTCGACCACGCAGAAGCCCAAACCCACAGCCTCCGTCGCCGGAGCCACCACCGCCCTCGTCCTCCTCACCGCCCTCAACTTCGTCAACTACATCGACCGCTACATCCTCCCCGGCGTCCAGGAGCAGGTAAAAGCTGAGTTCCACCTCTCCGACGAACACATCGGCACCCTAACCTTCTGGTTCATGATCGCCTACATGTTCACCTCGCCCATCACCGGGTGGCTAGGCGACCGCTTTCCCCGCAAGCCCATGATCGTCATCGCCGCCCTCTTCTGGGCCGCGATCAACTTCCTCACCGCCACCGTTCACTCCTACGACTCGCTCAACATCCGCCACGCCGCACTAGGCGTAGGCGAAGCCAGCTTCGGCATCTTCGCCCCCTCTCTCCTCGCAGATTATTACGAGCCAGACCAGCGCAACCGCGTCCTCACCATCTTCAACGTAGCCATCCCCGTAGGCGCTGCCCTCGGCTACCTCGTCGGTGGCACCGTAGGCGAACACTACGGCTGGCGTATGTCCTTCATCGTCTCCGCCATCCCCGCCGCGCTCCTCGCCATCCTCATAGCCATCTTCATGAAGGAGCCCGCACGCGGCGCAAGCCAGCACGAAAAAGCAAAAGTAGAGAAGGGAACCATCCTCTCCCTCATCAAAAACCCCGCCTACCTCTGCTCTATCCTCGGTTACGCAGCCGTCACCTTTTCGCTCGGCGGCATCTCCTGGTGGATGCCCTCGTTCCTCCAACGCATCGACGGTCGCAGCCAATCCTCCGCCGCCTACATCATGGGCGCAATCACCGTAGTCGCCGGCCTCGGTGGCACTATCACCGGCGGCACCATCGCGCAGAAGTGGTCCCGCACCAACTCCAAAGCCCTCTACCTAGTCCCCGCCATCAGCGCCGCCATCGCCGTTCCACCCGCGCTCCTATGTTTCTTCGGCCCACACAACCTCACCCTCTACGGCCTCGGCGTCGCCATCTTCCTCATCTTCCTCGGCACCGGCCCTGTCAACGCCGCCACCCTCAACGCCGTCCGCCCCGAGATCCGCGCCACCGCCATGGCTGGCCAGCTCTTCATCATCCACGCCCTCGGCGACGCCATCTCCCCCCGCATCATCGGAGCCGTCAGCGACCGCTCCACCCTCAACCTCGGCCTCGGCTCCACTCTCATCACCATGCTTCTCGCAGCCGTCATCTTCTTCATCGGCTCCCGCTACGCCCCGCCCCTCCACGCCGATCAACCCGACATCGCCTGA